A window of Mustela lutreola isolate mMusLut2 chromosome X, mMusLut2.pri, whole genome shotgun sequence genomic DNA:
CTTCAAATCAGATTCGAGGCTCTGTCTCTTAACACTTTGTGAGACTTTGTTGGGCAGGTTATTTAAATACTTGCTTCCAAAGTTTTCCCAGttgtaaaatgaagattataATAACACCCATGTTATAAATTGTTACAAGATTAAATTGTTTAGTGATCAATTGCTTAGCAGccatttaatgtgtgtgtgtgtgtgtgtgtgtgtgtgtgtgtgtgtgcgcgcacgcgtgagaaagagagagagggagagagagaaagtgggagagggagggagggagtgagttTGATGCCTAAGTCAACTATAAAGGAAACTCAAAGGCAGCAGACCTTTTAGAAGTTAATAGAATAAATTAAAGGGAGAATTTGAACTTGATTCTAGGATTAATCTCCTTCTAGTGTCCCAGGCTGCATATGGTGAGGAAATGTGGCTCTATGGTCAACATTATTAGAGAGTCCTTGAAAGGTAAAAGGCTGTATTGCTTTTCAAAGCAGAAAAGATTGGATTAGGTTTCCAGAAGTGGATGTCAGTGATAATGAGTCTGACTGGAAGAAGAGGTAGAAAGGAGGTAAAGAAGTTGAAGGAAGGGAAGATAGGCATGGCATATACTCATTTTATAGAAATCAAGGTAAACTGACTAAGGTAAACTAATTCACTTGTGACTCAGTACCCCTGTTTCATTGAGATcgtacaaaaataaatgaatgaataaataaataaataaacaacccaaaacaaaaacaaaactgaggtatacaccatacacaaaaataaattcaaaatggatgaaagacctaactgGCAGGAAAccgtcaaaatcctagaagaaaccatcaaaatcccggagaacacaggcagaaacctctttgaccttggccatagcaacttcttaccgAACACgttgccagaggcaagggaaacaaaagcaaatatgaactTCATCAAGTtagaaagcttctgcatagcaaaggaaacgatcaacaaaactaaaaggcagcctacagaatgggagaagatatttgcaaacaacatatctgataaaggatttgtaccccaaatctataaagaacgtatCAAATTCGatacccaaaaccaaataatccagtatggatgtgggcagaagacatgaataaacacttttccaaagaagacatccagatggctaacagacacatgaagagatgtttAACATccctcatcagggaaatacaaattaaaaccacctcacacctggcgtaccacctcacacctgtcagaatggctaaaattagcaacacaaACAACAGGTAtcggcaaagatgcagagaaaggggaaatccTCTTCcactgtgggaatgcaaactggtgcagccactctgatgaacagtttggaggttcctcaaaaagttaaaaattgaagtacccttgtggtgcataaacaatgaatcttggaacaccgcaaaaataaaatgaaattaaaaaaagaaaattgagctaccctacaatccagcaacgTCACTATTAGGAATgaacccaaaggatacaaaaatacaaattcaaagtggtacatgcaccccaaagtttataggagcattatcaacaatagccaaactatggagagagcccaagtgtccatcgactgacgaatgaataaagaagatgtgtgtgtgtgtgtgtgtgtgtgtgtgtgtgtgtgtaatggaatgttattcagccatcaaaaagaatgaaattttgccatttgcaatgacgtggatgaatggaactagagtgtattatgttaagggaaataagtcagaggaagacaaagaccatatgatcccactcatatgtggaatttaagaaacaaaacagatgaacatatgggaagggggaaaagaaaaaaaaatggagagaaggaaacaagccataagtgagTCTTAATgttggaaaacaaactgatggttgatggaaggaggtgggtgggggatgggttagttgggtgatgggtattaaagagggcagtTGTGATGAGTACtcggtgttgtatgtaagtgaagaatcactgaattatgttccagaaaccaatattgcactgtacgataactaataaaatttttaaaaactaaaataaagttaCCAGAGTCACCAATAGAGGAACTAAACACCAAAAGTAGGTATAAAAGCCAAGAGAAAGAATGTGAGGGCAGATTGAAGACATGTGAGTGAGTTGAAGTCTCCTCTGTATGCAGAATGTGATCAATTGATGATGTCTGAAGTTGATTGATTATTGAAATAGCAGATTAAGTAAGCACTTTATGTGGATGTAAGAAGGTAACTGCCAGAACAGTGCAAACAAGAATTATTAAAATGCCCTACGCTGGGAAGTACAATAAGGGGTTGAGAAGTGATGGGGTCTTGAACCTTTGCTTTTTGTCATAAGCTCTTTTGTACTTTCTGGTCATGTGCATGACTTCCTTTCCGTGATAACAacgcttttctttttcctttttgaagaatggtttttaaaagatGGTGTGTATGTCTGGCAGGAGGCCCTATGGCTAAACACTGTGCCTTTAGCAAGACTTTACCATATGGGAGGAGattccattttacatttattatatagaGTGGGAAGTTAAATTTCTCAACAACTCATAGCACTGAGAATCAGCCATTCACACATCCATAACCCATGAATGTGTCACAGCACCATTGTCAATGTTGATAACAGTGTTCCAGAGACATCATGGAGGCATCAAAATGCGTTCGGTATCCTACAACAAAGAAGTTGAAGGAGTGTATTACCTAACAGCAATTTATGTCCACGTTGTCCCCCAAAAGGGTGCGTGGAGGGCTGAAGAGCAGCTGAGGGAAAATTCACTTGTGACTCAGTACCCCTGTTTCATTGAGATTGTATTATCAAATCTTCTGGGTGGTTTTCTCCAGTACGGGATATAGCAGGCTTTCCTGTGTTGACTTGTAAAGTCCCCGGACCTCagggaaaataaatacatggattATAAGAAGGTCCTAAGGTGAGGAGAACCAAGGAAAACCTGAATGAGGGTGTAAGAAAAGTGAGTTCAGGCAGGGGAATCAGGCAGTCGCCTGGAGTAAAATCCAGTTATAACCTGGGATGTGACCCAGAGGATTAGAATCCCCCTGAACTGACACTTTGCTCTTGGTTAGAGAGAAAAAGCCAGGCTCCCTTGGAGACACAGGGTCTTCAAGAACAAGCCAAACAAGGATATCCTCAAGACAGAGGGAAATGGCATTAATAAGGAGTCTCTTGTGTTGGGCATTGAATGCATGCCAGGCACTCGGAAAAACATTTCCCCTATATTATCACTTTTCATTCTTACAACTATGCCCTTGTATAGACGAAGACTCCAAagctaaagaaacaaacaaaaaaggtaaagCAACTTGGACAAGGTAAGCACGGCTAGTAAGTCATGGCCTGGGGCATATCTATaggtatatttttataagatcATGTCTCTAAATTGCCTAAGATTATGTCAGTGAGGGCATTAGTTAAAATCACAAGCATGTATTGGAAGGAGAATTGGTTCCCAGGGACAAACATACCTGAAATGCTATATAAAAATTATCTGTCAAGACAGCCCttcgttcttttatttttattcttatttttattttttttttatttatttttatttttttgcccttTGTTCTTGGTTCCTAACCAGGGTTGGGGCAAAAACTACTTGTTACAAAGGAGATCCCTAAGAATCTTACTTAGGGTTTCTGAAGATCAAACTCAGAGCATGCACTGAGGCTCAGTCAGAGTGGTTACGTGTTTTGCTCTGGGATTTTGCCCTTACAAGTCTGTTTGACTCCAATGCCCATGTTCTTGGAGGAATTTTGGTTCAGGAATTTAGGAATATTCAATGACGGCTAGGAGTATAGGCTTCTTCATTTCTCACGACCATGGTGAGCCCAAATATCACCAATCATGTTGCCTTTTGCAGACCCAGTCCGCTTCTGAGGGACAACAAGCAAAGGGTCAAAGAAGTGCTCAACCTCAGGGAAAGAGTgagggaaaagagacagagagagaaaaagaaacaagagggagAACCCGAGGACttgcttttctcttgcctttCATCACACCCCAAAGGGACCTAGGTATGTGCCCTATTgaggtggggaggaacagaggggatTAGGATTGGAGACCGTTCCAAAAGGGATGGCGGATGTATTTTGCATTACTTTATTGTCCTAAAATCTAAAACGTCTGAAACAAAAGTAGGACAAACAAAATAGGACAAAAATAGGACAAATTGTgtatgctttctttatttttttattttttcattctcagGGACATGCACTTGGGTGAGTGCTCTGTGACTCACAGTAACCTTCTGGGTGTTTAAAAACCTGTTTATGATTTCAAAAGGATCAAGAAAGACAGGTTCAGGTAGACAGAAGCCCTCACAAAGAATCAAGTTTGGATCCAAGAGTGGTCAAGAGTATTCAAAGAAGGCCCACAATGACCAGGATATAGAAAAGTGAGAATGGGGAGGTTGGCAAGGGCCAGGTTATGCAGTTCATTTTATTTAAGCCACATTGAGGATTTTGTACTTTAGTCAAAGTGAAATGGGGAGACTTTCTTGGACTTTGGGTAGGGGAGGCAAGAGGAGCCattcatttttcagaaagatCAGTCTGGCCACTGAGTGGAGAAGGCAGTTTAGTGGAAGCAGGCGACCAGTTAGTTTGGAGGCTATGGCCGAACCCATGAGCAACATAATGGTGGACtccaggggagctggagaggttCAAGTGGTGTTTTGGAAGCAGAGGTGATAGGACTTGCTGAAAGATGACAGAGTGGCCAGAGGAAGAtgtaggagtgggagaagaaggaaaTAGGGGTgcctcttcatttttatttcattttcataccCAGATGGGTGGTGGGACTATTCGTCAGGAAGGGGAAGACTTCTGTGAAAGGAGCAAAATTGAGGGAGTGTAGGAATCCGGAGGTGAAAGAAGATCAGGAAttccattttttgccatttaaGGATGAAATGTCCACGAGATATCCAGGTGGAGATGTCAAATAGGCAGACAAATAAGTGTGAGATCACAACctcctatcccccccccccacacacacacacatacacacacacacgggaccATGTACTGCTCTCTGTTCTGCaatcttttctcatttaataataGCATATTTTGGAGGTCCCCCCCCCAAATCAGTCTATATGGGCATAATTCATACTTGCTAGTGGTTGCATAATAATCGGTAGACACGTGGATCTCGAATCCACTTGTGGCTGGAATCATGGCAGCACTGCAATGTCTTCAGTCATTTCCCAAATGAGGAGTGTTTGCTTTGTGTCCTAGTTTGCCCAGTATGAACCCTCCCACGATAAACATGCTCCTGCATATGTCCGGATGTCCTGGAGCTCTTACTTCTATAGGTCCGATTCCCcattccttccctgccccacaTTTCACTTTACGAGGATCCAAAGGACCTTTTGCTCAATGTGCTGTATTTACTCAAGACAATATAATaatcattgttattatttgttacatAACAGGGGCACATCCAAACACTTTCCAATTCTTCCTAAATTAAAGCCTAAGGCTGCTTTTTTCTTGGCTCGTATctcataattattttcatttgggggAGTTTGGGGAGACGGTGTGAATTGACAGAAATGATTTCCTTATGCCAAAATACAGTTATGCTTTCATTGTCTTTCCCCTGGGCATCCTTCCTACAGCTACGCCAACGAGAAATTCACGGGAAGAGACTTCTTTACAGAGATCactgttttcagtgttttgatTCATTTTTGTATGTGGAGTTGATCTGTCCATCTCCCCATTTGTTACCCGCCCCCACCACCATCCCCTACCTTCTTccattcatttttcccctttagcCTACTCTCTGAACTGCATTTCGACTCCTTTCCATTTCCACTCGAGCACACAAAGTGTCTTGCTGTCCTGTCATTTTAAACCAATCCCCATTTATGTGCAGCCAGGAACACTGAAAGAAAGCAGGACCTGAGTGAGAACATTGAGGCTGGACCATGCAAGTCAGGTTTGGGGCCAGCCCTTTTTAAGACCCAGTCCCTTTCAGTCTCTTCTGCTGGCTTACCTTATCCTCAAGGTAACTTCTAAATGTGggtgtgtctcagggaatagccCTGCACCTTCTTCCCTGACTATACCCTCTCTAGGTGGTCCTGCCCAATCCCCTGGTTTTAAATACCATGTCTGTGCCCTGTTGTCTTAACAGTCCTCCCTCTCCAGCCTATGTGGACAACAAATAGACTTCAGACCCTTAACATGTGCAAATAAGAGCTCTTGACAACACTGCAttgctttttctcccttctccaaaCCTATCACATCCACTTCCCATATTGCCGATAACCATACACAACACCTCCATGATCAagacttgaaagaaaataatcttatagcaatcactcatttttttaagtgtgtttacCAGCTGCCTTCAATGCATCAGCAAGTGATGTCTCTTCTCTTTCCAGAATGTCCTGTGACCCCATGCACTATTCTCCAAATCCATGCTGCCATTCCTGGCCAAGTCACTGCCATCTCTCAACTGGACTACTGTGAGAGGGTCCAAATTGGTCTCCTCACTTTTTTGTGTGCTCTGTGCACTTGCAGTATTTTCCACAGAGAGCAGCCAGCAAGAAATTATTGACTATAATTAGGTCAAGGCACTTCCTTGATTCAAGCCTCTCTCTAGTTCCCCAGAGTACTTTTGagtaaaaacaaaactcttcatCATGGCTCCTTCCCACCACTGCACCGTCTTCTGGTCCCTCCACCCCGCCTCTCACTGGGCTTCAACCACACTGGCATCATTTCTGTTCCTCTGGCACCCCAGTCTTCTGTGACAGGCCAGGGGGAACTGTAGACCTCTCTGCTGGGCAGGTTCTTCCCCCGATTCCTGGCAGGACTGATCACTTATCGCTATCCTCAGGAAGGCCATCCCTGACTTTTGccactttttttgggggggaggggggttctaGGTAGTGCGTACCAAACCATCTTGTTTATTTCCACGAGGGCATTTGTAGCAAACTTTAAATGCTTTAGTATTTTCTGATgcgtttattgtctgtcttccgTACTGGAAAATAAGCTCCCTCAGTACAGGGACCTTCTGCCTAGAAGAATGCATGGTACAGCATAGGCCTTCACCCCCAAATACTTGTTAAATCATTGGACGAATGAAAAGAAGAACACTTCTTCCCACAAGAAAGAGACATCTCCCTCCCTGCACTGATGCTTCATGGGACTCAACATTTCTGCCTCTGTCACAGTGCCTAGTAGTCAGAACAATGTTGATTGTAGATGGCAGGGACTGACCGGGAATGGACTAAAACAAGGAGGGACCTCATGGAGGCCTCTGTGAGAAAGGCCTTGGAGAGCATCCCCCAGATTCTCTCCTTGTCACTTAGTGCCCTGTTCCTGTTGCTGGAGGTTCAGCGATCTAGGGATTGTCTTCAGGTTTGATAGGTTTGGGAATTTGCTGAACATAGCATGACTTTCTCAAACCTTTTTCTCCTGctgtttcactgatttctgttGGCCCTGTGGGCTGGAAGtcaaagccagagaaagagataTTGTTGAGTCTTGGTCCTTGAATTGGTCCCGCTTGGCATTTCTGTCTCCAACAACAGGCCAAGAAGTTCTTCTCATAAGCTACACAACCCCTAACCCCCCCACCCTGACCCAGGAATCATGGCTTCCCCCTGGCCACTACTTCCTTCTTGGGTCCCTCTTGGATGGCCACCTGGAATGGTGAGGCACAGCTCATCTGCCTCCTGCCTATAAGCAGCCTAGACCCCTAAGAGTTGGCTCTTAACAGCAGTGACAGTGATCACCTTGGTCAAGCACTGGCAATACAGCAGGCTTTTCCTATGTCTCTGTCCTTTTCCTTTGTTGGCACTAGCGCTGTCTAGGGGCAGTGGGCTGGATTTTGCAAGCCGGTGAGGTACATATCTGTGTGTCTGCTTCTCAGCCACCTTGGGATGCTCTCCAGCCAGCGATGGGAAAGTTCTCACTGCCTCACACCCCACAGTGACTCGATCAGTTCCGCAGGCTCGGGGTTTGTTCTGTCTTGTGCACCTGCCTAGGTCCAGCCAGTACTGCCACCACAAAACACAGCTTTATTGACCCAAAGAAGGTGGATGGGCAGGaatgagggagaggagagaacatGTGCTGGGCAGATGAAATTCCATGGCCatcacacatatgtgtgtgtgtgtgtgtatgtgtgtgtgtgtgtgtgtgcgtgtgtatccCAAAGCCCAGGCAGTTCAATGCCTGGCTCACAGTATGTGAGGAACTCCTATTgatgggaggaaaggaaggacagaggaaagggTTGTTCTGACTCATTTGGAACTGGTCACATCCTGACTGTCTTTTTGTTCAATCATCTGTCTCAGTTGTGTGTAGGGGAGGGTGCATGCACACTTATATATGTAttgatggggtttttttttggtcccaGTTATATTCACATATAACGTTGTATAAGGTTAAGGTGTACAACACAATGCTTTCAcggatagataaatagatagatagctaTAGATAGAGCTTTAGAGATAGAGATATAGGATtgccacagtaagtttagttaacgtctatcacctcacatagttacacaTTCTTccttgtaatgagaacttttaaggtcTACTCTCTTAACTACTTTCTATATTGATGTTTAAGTTGTGCTCTTTCTAAGGATCTGAGGACACCGATTCCCTCCTTGAACGTGCTGAGTGGTGCCTGTGAGCTTGGGTGCAGAGTCCAAGCACCTTGGCTTGCTTTTCAGGGCTCCACAACTTCCAGCTCCATCTCCTGCCATGAGCTCTTAGAGACCATGATCTCTGTCCACGCCAGAATATCGGCTTTGTGTGTGCTAAAGTGCCACAGGGCCTTGGGCACAGACTGACTCCTCTGTTTGGAttgtcttccttcctgcctccacccGGTGGACTCATCTTTCAGAGCTCACCTTGGGGCTCTTGTCTTCTGTGCAGCCTCACTTGACTCCTACCAGGACGAGTTAGTGGCTGGGCCCTCCTTTCTGGAGCAAGTGGGACCCTCGTTTCTGTTGCACTCTATGCTAATGGTTGCCCAATTGTCTATCCCCTCAGCATCTGGCACTGTGTGGCCTCTGCTTCCACAACACATACCGCTCACCTTTTCTCACCAGGCCCCGCACCTCACACACATCAACACTCACTGCTCACTTATCACATGGCCTGCCCCTTAGCTCCCAGTGCCAAGGACTTGATAAGGCTTTCACAAATATTAGCTGATGAACTGGGACCAAGCACCTCATTCTAGCGatgtcaggttttgtttttgttttgaacatGGAGGTGTAATTCTTGGTTCCTTTTGGTAACCTTAGCACCTTGAGGGCAGAGCCAAGAACAAACAAGTGCTTGGCTCTGGACCAGGCCCTGTCGCCAGCCCTTGGTTTGGCTTTCCTCAGGGTATCATTGAAGACAGCACTAAGGACAGGGTGCTCTGAATTTCCCCTCTGTGTGGCTGTATGTATGGAGGCAGGGTGGCAGGAGGAGaactgggggcggggtggggggtgcgcgAAGAACTCCAGGTCTCTAGTTTTCCCTTAGGTAGTCTGGCGCAGAAACAGGGTTTCCAGCCCAGACTGTCTGTCCCCAAGGACAAGCTCAAAACCAGCTTATGTCTTGTGCTTCCCAGACCCCTGTATCCCTAGGGACCCGCACaggctccataaatatttgtggcttggcattatgaatgaatgaatacgtGTTCTACAGCAAGTGTTGCAGAGGAGGGAAGCAGCTGGAAAAGGGAGAGGAACTCTGAGAAAATGGGTCAGCAGGCTGCAAGGGGGGCTTGCCCCGCTGGCCCCAGCTGCTGCTCAGAGTAGGTGCTGTTTCCTTGGTGGCGGTGATGTTGGGGGGGTGTGTATGAGCGGAAGTGGGGAGACCCCCTGGATGTGAGAAACCCATTTTTCTAGGCTTTGTTTAGGTCAGGCAAGTATATTCTCCATGCCACCCACCCGCTCTTGCAAGGTACTGgatttaatcatttaaatgatCTATTGGGAGAGGAGGGATAAAACAAAACCCTCTAAATCTAACCCGTATTCCCGCAGTCCACAGCGGAGCCctttccctgccttcctcttcaTGAATATCCAGGCGACCTGAGAGGCTGAgaactcaccccccacccccttaacGTActccccccgccgccgccgccgcctctgcCTCAAGGCTCCCGCTCACGTCCCCTCCCACAGCCCGCGGCCCCACAGCCCCGCAGCAGCCACAGGGGGAACCAAAGAGACAGAAGCCTTCCCAGCTGCCCGGACCACAGACGCcaacacccccccgccccccaccacacGCCGCCCGCCACCACACGccgcccgcccgcgccccgcgccgTAGCCCACGACcgagcagcggcagcagcagcagtctGCACAGGCTGCGGCGACTCGCACCGGCGCGCTCCTGGCAGCGCTCACTTGCTATCCCAAGTGACTTGGACTCGCCAAATCGACTGGCCCCAGGTCCCGGCCCCAGCTTCTACTCGCGCGCTCGGCACAGATTCCAGCGCCCACCCGCCCTCCTGTCCTTTCCCGCCTCTCCGACCCCCAGCTCGCGGGAAGGGAGGTCGCGGCAGCGGCCTGGCGGCACCGGCGACCCTGGCGACAGCGGCGAcggtggcggcggcggtggcggcagcGGCTGCAGCGGCAGCGGAGGCTGCGGCGGCGACCGTGGCAGAGGCTGTGGCGGAGGCCTCCGTAGCGGAGGCGGAAGCTGAGGTGGAGACTGCGGTGGAGGCCGAGGCCTCAGTAGAGGAGGCAGTGGCGGAGGCCACCCGCGGGGAGGCGACGGCCTCcctggcagagggggaggaggcggaggccgccctggcggCAGCGGTTTTGGAGGCCAGTGCGGCTGAAGCCGGAGCTGCCgctgccaccgccgccgccgctgccgccgccgccgccgccgcagccgcggCAGCCGCAGCAGCCGCAGTGGAGGCTGCGGCGCCCTCCTTGGGGGAGGCGGATACGGATGCGGaggtggcggcggcggtggcggcggcggcggcggcggcggctgcagctGCGCATGCAGCTGCGGATGCGGAGACCAACCGGGACTCCGAGGGGAACCCAGACTTTCCTATGGCCTCGCTGTACGTGGGCGACCTGCACCCTGAAGTGACAGAGGCAATGCTGTACGAGAAGTTCAGCCCGGCCGGGCCCATCCTCTCCATCCGCATTTGCAGGGACAAGATCACCCGCCGCTCTCTGGGCTACGCGTACGTCAACTACCAGCAACCGGTGGACGCAAAGCGGGCCCTGGAAACCCTGAACTTTGATGTCATCAAGGGCAGGCCGGTGCGCATCATGTGGTCCCAGCGGGACCCCTCGCTCCGCAAGAGTGGGGTGGGCAACGTCTTCATCAAGAACCTGGGCAAGACCATCGACAACAAGGCTCTGTACAACATCTTCTCGGCGTTCGGCAACATCCTGTCCTGCAAAGTGGCGTGCGACGAAAAGGGGCCCAAGGGCTACGGGTTTGTGCACTTCCAGAAGCAGGAGTCCGCAGAGCGCGCCATTGATGCGATGAATGGCATGTTCCTGAACTACCGCAAAATCTTCGTCGGGAGATTCAAGTCGCATAAAGAACGAGAGGCCGAAAGGGGAGCCTGGGCCAGGCAGTCCACCAGTGCTGACGTCAAGGATTTCGAGGAAGACACTGATGAGGAGGCCACCTTGCGATGAAGACATGCCAGGAATGAGCCAGCCAGCAGAGCCAAACCTTGGCTCCCATCCATCCGGTTTACAACCCCCTTCtttgcccccccccaacccaccagCAGTGTATTGTATTGTACTGGGAGTgcaggtctctctgtctctgtctctgtctctgtctctccctctctgtctgtctctgtctctgtgttcctctctctctccctcttcttctccctacctccccctcctcccttcctccctctccctccttctccctctctccttccctcctttcctaccctcctcctccctctccctcccttctgctctccccacctctcttctctgccccccACCAAGGGCGTTGCTAATAATCTTGGTAATCTGTGCCACTTGATAGATTAGAGGCTGCCTCATCTCCTTGTGGGTTGGTTTAAAAACACTTTCATTCTCTCTGTTCCCTACACAAGTAATACAATCTCTTGGTAGGAATATCAAAAAGGAGAAGCATCCCTCAGATGAGGGAAAACCAAGGGAGTAATT
This region includes:
- the PABPC1L2B gene encoding polyadenylate-binding protein 1-like 2, with protein sequence MASLYVGDLHPEVTEAMLYEKFSPAGPILSIRICRDKITRRSLGYAYVNYQQPVDAKRALETLNFDVIKGRPVRIMWSQRDPSLRKSGVGNVFIKNLGKTIDNKALYNIFSAFGNILSCKVACDEKGPKGYGFVHFQKQESAERAIDAMNGMFLNYRKIFVGRFKSHKEREAERGAWARQSTSADVKDFEEDTDEEATLR